A genomic segment from Klebsiella africana encodes:
- a CDS encoding helix-turn-helix domain-containing protein, whose amino-acid sequence MAIIVKLDVLLAARKVKSKELADAIGITEQNLSLIKQGKIKGFRFSTLDALCKYLDCQPGDLFSYIPSKEDE is encoded by the coding sequence ATGGCAATCATTGTAAAACTGGATGTATTACTCGCCGCAAGGAAAGTGAAGTCAAAGGAGCTTGCTGATGCTATTGGTATTACCGAGCAGAATCTTTCGTTAATAAAACAAGGTAAAATTAAAGGTTTTCGATTTTCAACCCTTGATGCACTGTGCAAATATCTTGATTGTCAGCCTGGCGATCTCTTTAGTTATATTCCATCGAAAGAGGATGAGTGA
- a CDS encoding zinc ribbon domain-containing protein: MSAPDAQGASEKYCAYCSDSDGNLKSWEEAVSSLAGFLDSWQKVGKEESRKRAIRYLTAMPAWAHKADE, from the coding sequence ATGTCCGCACCTGATGCGCAGGGTGCCAGCGAAAAATATTGCGCCTACTGCAGCGACAGCGACGGTAATCTGAAGTCCTGGGAAGAGGCGGTATCCAGCCTGGCGGGGTTTCTCGATTCATGGCAAAAAGTTGGCAAAGAAGAATCGCGCAAGCGGGCAATACGCTATCTGACAGCAATGCCCGCCTGGGCACATAAAGCAGACGAGTAA
- a CDS encoding DUF2975 domain-containing protein, producing MSTDALAQLSQRMVSFTMMLLIAVVLLNSLVLFFPTLSFSDELYGIRLSLDDRRLSALDVNLRALPWGQAAGVGVISLLVMAPLCYSLYQLRSLFKAYARRNYFSARSAQHMSRVGASLGLWTVMDLLAGPVLSYWLSLLNPTGEREIVFGFELHHIVWIFISLCVMAVAKILEKASVLYEENKLFL from the coding sequence ATGTCCACTGATGCACTGGCGCAACTCAGCCAAAGAATGGTCTCATTCACCATGATGCTGTTGATTGCTGTTGTTCTATTGAATTCGCTTGTTCTGTTTTTCCCTACATTATCCTTTTCGGATGAGTTGTACGGGATAAGACTGTCGCTTGATGATCGGCGGCTTTCTGCTCTCGATGTCAATCTGCGCGCGTTGCCATGGGGGCAGGCCGCAGGAGTCGGCGTGATAAGTCTGCTGGTTATGGCTCCTCTCTGTTACAGCCTGTATCAGCTACGCTCTTTGTTTAAAGCTTATGCTCGCCGGAACTATTTTTCTGCCCGTTCGGCACAGCATATGAGCAGAGTTGGAGCCTCACTGGGTCTCTGGACGGTGATGGATCTGCTTGCCGGTCCTGTTCTCAGTTACTGGTTGTCTCTGCTTAACCCCACTGGCGAGCGTGAAATAGTATTTGGATTTGAGCTACATCATATCGTCTGGATTTTTATTTCGCTGTGCGTGATGGCAGTGGCGAAAATACTGGAAAAGGCAAGCGTTCTGTACGAAGAAAATAAACTCTTCCTGTAA
- a CDS encoding tyrosine phenol-lyase: MNYPAEPFRIKSVETVSMISRDARIQKMQEAGYNTFLLNSKDIYIDLLTDSGTNAMSDKQWAGMMIGDEAYAGSENFYHLEKTVQELFGFKHIVPTHQGRGAENLLSQLAIKPGQYVAGNMYFTTTRYHQEKNGATFVDIVRDEAHDAGLNIPFKGDIDLKKLQKLIDEKGAENIAYICLAVTVNLAGGQPVSMANMRAVREITHAHGIKIFYDATRCVENAYFIKEQEEGYENKSIKDIVHEMFSYADGCTMSGKKDCLVNIGGFLCMNDDEMFSAAKELVVVYEGMPSYGGLAGRDMEAMAIGLREAMQFEYIEHRVKQVRYLGDKLKAAGVPIVEPIGGHAVFLDARRFCAHLTQDQFPAQSLAASIYMETGVRSMERGIISAGRNKETGDHHRPKLETVRLTIPRRVYTYAHMDIVADGIIKLYQHKEDIRGLKFIYEPKQLRFFTARFDYI, from the coding sequence ATGAATTATCCGGCAGAACCCTTCCGTATTAAAAGCGTTGAAACTGTATCGATGATTTCTCGTGATGCACGCATTCAGAAAATGCAGGAAGCGGGTTACAATACTTTCCTGTTAAATTCCAAAGATATTTATATTGATCTGCTGACAGATAGCGGCACCAACGCGATGAGCGATAAGCAGTGGGCCGGGATGATGATCGGTGACGAGGCTTATGCTGGCAGCGAAAACTTTTATCATCTGGAAAAAACCGTTCAGGAACTTTTTGGCTTTAAGCATATTGTTCCTACTCACCAGGGACGTGGTGCAGAAAACTTGTTGTCTCAGTTGGCTATTAAACCTGGACAATATGTTGCTGGTAATATGTACTTTACTACGACGCGTTATCATCAGGAAAAGAATGGTGCGACGTTTGTCGATATCGTTCGTGACGAAGCGCACGATGCGGGTTTAAATATCCCTTTTAAAGGTGACATTGATCTTAAAAAATTACAGAAGTTGATTGACGAAAAGGGTGCTGAAAATATTGCCTATATCTGTCTGGCCGTCACCGTGAACCTGGCAGGGGGGCAACCCGTTTCCATGGCCAACATGCGTGCAGTCCGTGAAATCACTCACGCACACGGTATTAAAATTTTCTATGATGCGACCCGCTGCGTTGAAAACGCGTACTTCATTAAAGAGCAGGAAGAAGGGTACGAAAACAAGAGCATCAAAGATATCGTTCATGAGATGTTTAGCTATGCTGATGGTTGCACCATGAGCGGCAAAAAAGATTGCCTGGTTAACATCGGCGGATTCCTGTGCATGAACGATGATGAGATGTTCTCTGCGGCAAAAGAACTGGTGGTCGTTTACGAAGGGATGCCGTCTTATGGCGGTCTGGCTGGGCGTGATATGGAAGCTATGGCGATCGGTTTGCGCGAAGCGATGCAGTTTGAGTACATTGAGCATCGTGTGAAGCAGGTTCGCTACCTGGGCGATAAATTGAAAGCGGCTGGCGTGCCGATCGTTGAACCGATTGGCGGCCATGCTGTATTCCTGGATGCCCGACGCTTCTGCGCACATCTGACACAGGACCAGTTCCCGGCGCAGAGTCTTGCGGCAAGTATCTACATGGAAACCGGCGTTCGTAGCATGGAGCGCGGCATTATCTCTGCGGGTCGAAACAAAGAGACGGGCGATCACCACCGTCCGAAACTGGAAACGGTCCGGCTGACCATCCCACGTCGTGTCTATACTTATGCGCATATGGATATAGTGGCGGACGGTATTATTAAACTCTACCAGCACAAAGAAGATATCCGTGGGCTGAAGTTTATTTATGAACCTAAGCAGCTTCGTTTCTTTACTGCTCGTTTTGATTATATCTAA
- a CDS encoding aromatic amino acid transporter has product MDINTIERQSGTPGLTSGTMLVIATVVGGGMFSLPIAMSGVWFPGATVILFAVAVMMLLTGLMLVEVNLHYGAGASFNTFTQDLLGQKWNVVVGIAFGFVLYILTYAYISGSSAVMAQTVFKYSNFRLPASISVIVVSILVGAIAWYSSLLVGRITTILIIGKFVAFFATFSGLVGHIEVAKLVDSVAFALPNAQYAPYILMTLPFCIISFGFHGNVPSLVKLYGTDGIQNITRSIIIGTLFAVLLYVFWLAVTMGNISRAEFPPIIAKGGNIDVFVEAISGLFSSRYMDLILTFFGNFAVASSLLAATLGLFDYIADLFHFQDNGMGRLKTALVTYFPPAAVCVFFPNGFVHAIGYAGLAFTIWSVILPPFLVKAARRRFATAIYTAPCSNVVLNLIIVCGGIVYLTVVLDVFGLLPTFR; this is encoded by the coding sequence ATGGATATTAATACCATTGAACGACAGAGTGGTACTCCCGGTCTAACCAGCGGTACGATGCTCGTCATTGCTACCGTGGTTGGTGGTGGGATGTTCTCTCTACCGATTGCCATGTCTGGGGTATGGTTCCCCGGTGCCACTGTTATTCTTTTTGCTGTTGCCGTTATGATGTTATTAACTGGACTGATGCTGGTTGAAGTGAATCTTCACTACGGCGCGGGTGCCAGTTTCAATACTTTTACTCAGGATTTGCTGGGTCAAAAATGGAACGTGGTTGTCGGTATCGCTTTTGGTTTCGTTCTATATATATTGACCTATGCCTATATTTCCGGATCGTCCGCGGTAATGGCTCAAACGGTGTTTAAATACAGCAATTTTCGTTTGCCTGCCAGTATTTCCGTGATTGTTGTAAGTATCCTGGTCGGCGCGATCGCGTGGTATAGCTCACTGTTAGTCGGTCGGATCACCACTATTCTCATTATTGGTAAGTTTGTTGCTTTTTTTGCCACCTTTTCTGGACTGGTTGGGCACATTGAAGTGGCGAAGTTGGTGGACAGCGTGGCGTTTGCATTACCCAATGCGCAATATGCGCCGTATATCCTGATGACGTTACCATTTTGCATCATTTCATTTGGTTTTCACGGCAATGTACCCAGCTTGGTTAAACTATATGGCACGGACGGCATTCAAAATATTACGCGGTCTATTATTATAGGAACACTGTTCGCCGTCCTGCTATATGTCTTCTGGCTGGCGGTGACCATGGGCAATATCAGTCGCGCAGAATTTCCGCCGATCATTGCTAAAGGGGGTAATATTGATGTTTTTGTCGAGGCGATCAGCGGCCTGTTTTCCAGCCGTTATATGGATCTGATCCTCACTTTTTTCGGTAACTTCGCCGTGGCCAGCTCTCTACTGGCGGCAACGCTTGGCCTGTTTGATTACATTGCCGATTTATTCCACTTCCAGGATAACGGCATGGGGCGCTTGAAAACCGCACTAGTGACTTACTTTCCACCGGCCGCCGTCTGTGTCTTTTTCCCGAATGGCTTTGTCCATGCGATTGGCTACGCTGGACTGGCGTTTACTATCTGGAGCGTGATCCTGCCGCCGTTCCTGGTGAAGGCCGCGCGTCGACGTTTCGCCACTGCGATATATACCGCGCCATGCAGTAATGTCGTTCTCAATCTGATTATCGTCTGTGGAGGCATTGTTTACTTGACGGTGGTGCTGGATGTTTTTGGTTTACTGCCAACGTTTCGTTAG
- a CDS encoding aspartyl protease family protein, producing MFKRLLALSFVFSFIPLITVAAEKGTNTELTASTSMKSHDERLDRGEYLNRIALKERRLSADPSNKALIWDIMQDELIAGNLDKAEKYLKPLLSDPHYANNALYTQGVVHYLKGDYVQAEALFRKGARDLKSRIKLLYIYYQTGQYSKARELFDDDQLKSLSKNDIALLTLMSSFGTAQPYRLDWKADKAVLPFISMNNLPVVSVMVNGQPVNVFIDTGADLFVIKSEMAKTLGLTSQASFTGTYAGGKTAEINHSRLQTLGLGDVTLHDVPVDIADFPESWVFTDERTGKKIDIDGILSTGVFHQFLTTMDYPERQLVLMPRRKISQREVSERDGSHIPFILEGTHFMIVKGAVNGKEGMTFFLDSGLDDSDASILLQKEALNYAGLKLQEGERYAPDDNKGGLGGGGFAVTRLPIDSVSVGALHQKGLTGLYGVLPEQLYFTESGMILDGFLSHQFLRHYKWTIDFDAMMMTFQ from the coding sequence ATGTTTAAAAGGCTATTGGCGTTATCATTTGTTTTCTCTTTCATTCCTTTAATCACCGTTGCTGCTGAGAAGGGTACCAATACGGAACTGACTGCAAGCACCTCGATGAAAAGTCACGATGAGAGGCTAGATCGTGGTGAATATTTAAATCGTATCGCTTTAAAGGAGAGACGTCTTTCCGCGGATCCTTCTAATAAGGCCCTGATCTGGGATATTATGCAAGATGAACTAATAGCAGGCAATTTAGATAAAGCAGAAAAATATCTCAAACCATTATTAAGCGACCCGCATTATGCGAACAATGCACTTTATACGCAGGGAGTGGTTCATTATTTAAAGGGGGATTACGTCCAGGCGGAGGCTCTTTTTCGAAAGGGCGCCAGAGACCTGAAAAGTCGCATCAAGTTGCTCTATATCTATTATCAGACCGGTCAGTATTCGAAGGCGAGAGAATTGTTCGATGATGATCAACTGAAATCTCTCAGTAAAAATGACATAGCCCTGTTGACTTTAATGAGTTCCTTCGGCACTGCCCAGCCTTACAGACTGGACTGGAAAGCTGATAAGGCTGTTCTTCCGTTCATCTCGATGAATAATCTACCCGTAGTCTCCGTCATGGTGAACGGACAACCCGTCAATGTCTTCATAGATACTGGAGCCGATTTGTTTGTTATCAAATCTGAAATGGCGAAGACGCTGGGACTTACATCACAGGCAAGTTTCACGGGGACATATGCCGGCGGAAAGACAGCAGAAATCAATCATTCCAGGCTGCAGACATTGGGTCTGGGAGACGTCACATTACATGATGTTCCTGTTGATATTGCAGATTTTCCTGAGTCATGGGTTTTCACCGATGAAAGAACGGGTAAAAAAATAGATATCGACGGTATTTTATCCACGGGTGTATTTCATCAGTTTCTCACCACGATGGATTATCCAGAGCGGCAGTTGGTGCTGATGCCCAGAAGGAAAATCAGTCAGCGTGAGGTTTCCGAACGGGATGGCTCGCATATACCCTTCATTCTTGAAGGAACGCATTTTATGATAGTCAAAGGTGCAGTCAACGGTAAGGAGGGTATGACGTTCTTCCTTGATTCAGGCCTTGACGATTCAGACGCTTCAATTTTGTTGCAGAAAGAAGCACTAAATTATGCTGGGTTGAAACTGCAGGAAGGGGAGCGCTATGCGCCGGATGACAACAAAGGAGGGCTTGGCGGAGGCGGTTTTGCTGTAACCCGGCTGCCCATCGACAGTGTTTCTGTCGGCGCTTTACATCAGAAGGGGTTAACCGGCCTTTATGGCGTGTTACCGGAACAACTCTATTTCACTGAATCCGGTATGATTCTGGATGGTTTTCTCAGTCACCAGTTTTTAAGGCACTACAAATGGACCATTGATTTTGACGCAATGATGATGACATTTCAGTAA